The following proteins are encoded in a genomic region of Myxococcaceae bacterium JPH2:
- the thiL gene encoding thiamine-phosphate kinase, whose amino-acid sequence MPGEFDLIQRFLSHFPRARVPVGPGDDCAVIAPSREATCVTTDAIVEDVHFTRATFSAADIGHKALAVNLSDLAAMGATPRWFVCALALPRDYPPRELSALARGMAALARAHRIALVGGNFTSAREVSVTLTVTGALARAPLLRSGARPGDALYVSGTLGDARLGFQQLQRGVTRGSAVRRQRRPEPRVALGRIASRFASAGMDVSDGLAQDLGHLCEASRVGVRMELERLPLSPAVRAALGPEGALAGGEDYELLLAVPPSRERAFERACARAGERVTRIGELTRERGWVVLNAAGRCVPPAPGFDHFRGRASR is encoded by the coding sequence GTGCCCGGTGAGTTCGACCTCATCCAGCGCTTCCTCTCCCACTTCCCTCGCGCGCGCGTGCCCGTGGGCCCCGGAGACGATTGCGCGGTGATTGCGCCCTCGCGCGAGGCGACGTGCGTCACCACCGATGCCATCGTCGAGGACGTGCACTTCACGCGGGCCACGTTCTCGGCCGCGGACATCGGGCACAAGGCCCTCGCGGTGAACCTCTCCGACCTGGCGGCCATGGGGGCCACGCCGCGCTGGTTCGTCTGCGCGCTCGCGCTGCCCCGCGACTATCCACCGCGCGAGCTGTCCGCTCTGGCGCGCGGCATGGCGGCGCTGGCTCGGGCGCATCGCATCGCGCTCGTGGGCGGCAACTTCACCTCCGCGCGCGAGGTGTCCGTCACCCTCACCGTCACGGGCGCGTTGGCTCGCGCGCCGCTGCTGCGCTCGGGGGCTCGGCCCGGAGACGCGCTCTACGTCTCCGGCACGCTGGGCGATGCGCGGCTGGGCTTCCAGCAGCTGCAGCGCGGTGTCACCCGGGGCTCGGCGGTGCGGCGCCAGCGGCGGCCCGAGCCTCGCGTCGCGTTGGGGCGCATCGCCTCGCGCTTCGCCTCGGCGGGGATGGATGTGTCGGACGGGCTGGCGCAGGACCTGGGGCACTTGTGTGAGGCATCGCGCGTGGGCGTGCGGATGGAGCTGGAGCGGCTGCCGCTGTCTCCCGCGGTGCGCGCCGCGCTCGGGCCCGAGGGCGCGCTCGCGGGTGGCGAGGACTATGAGCTCCTGCTGGCCGTTCCCCCCTCCCGCGAACGGGCGTTCGAGCGCGCGTGTGCTCGCGCTGGCGAGCGCGTGACGCGCATTGGCGAGCTGACTCGGGAACGGGGGTGGGTCGTCCTCAACGCAGCCGGTCGGTGCGTGCCACCCGCGCCAGGGTTCGATCACTTCAGGGGACGGGCGAGCAGGTAG